The Megachile rotundata isolate GNS110a chromosome 3, iyMegRotu1, whole genome shotgun sequence genome includes a window with the following:
- the Urm1 gene encoding ubiquitin-related modifier 1 — MSNKNSVLPVTIEFGGGAELLFDKKKKHEVNLPGDEWTIQKLLFWIKDNLLKERPELFLQGDTVRPGILVLVNDTDWELLGEGSYKLCSGDTVLFISTLHGG, encoded by the exons ATGTCTAATAAAAATAGTGTACTTCCTGTGACCATTGAATTCGG GGGTGGGGCGGAATTACTTttcgataaaaagaaaaaacacgAGGTTAACTTACCTGGAGATGAAT GGACTATACAAAAGTTGCTATTCTGGATAAAGGATAACCTTTTAAAAGAACGACCGGAACTGTTTTTACAGGGAGATACCGT GCGGCCAGGAATTTTGGTCCTCGTGAACGATACTGACTGGGAATTGTTG GGTGAAGGCAGTTACAAATTATGCTCCGGTGACACGGTACTCTTCATATCCACTTTGCACGGCGGATAA
- the LOC100879366 gene encoding uncharacterized protein LOC100879366 isoform X2 has product MSEENKHTSEETESDMNTEDHSKEQSKSDTSMLNNETEQPMLEDEEMPTYVSVSSPSRRDDSDVNNTKQNKIPVEEDHSRSPCPSDDQGGGSIYVLSSGEESNHPYNDEDEDDYGDSDDMDEMDLENEHENAMLDDEEEEDDEDDDDRNPLRLPNEDDEDIETEYDQEYFDRVSDDFILNNRLKQHHKERSLSLQDLSICKNNIHSPYSKKRHSLNIVRPNYLKYQHVESKVKQYIRDIKKQNRKSMEKRIKEQEFIINKNYDEDENIDSEQVRATVTNKIIKDYAQKAIKDLQHEENEVNGHEQTPAFINLRTVTYEEYMHGTPNTVQKEELNEQKQKNVSEVYNEAEMITEQEIDNSDTSCSLKIENVKSIRMSHEESSNLNFAKINANEKMVAENKEIIQLKTQLNQKDAQFHNLKDAYQKTLAENIKMKQELDELKKSLAKYENENKTCETKVASVQTENVEKSVDNQETVAKAETVKKVSTSSVASTASSSDQWAESAYSPAVSIKPPDITSILNSDDSIVLTNGTPRKLAHPLSRTFITSSRILQTLSNITQSKTKVESPLVRNTKKRSNENSTDQLLNLHYSSPIHTSSSKKRKATEMLGSAAFTQPFKIPHTTVEPDRKNSTDATTVEFKYVEEHPKSKSEQEQSASVNKNGNASTSAEVKTEETIDQNGVKCFIYAEDENTKNRSFLIQAEEPTKDGINDKNRVQECGPYLLGNLEVRMSEINGTISVWGKEVNREPANDNEDDAEVSATMSEKKSYDCWHNTPQMRFNESPLVCSTSRKLKIPCRFNKSNSSQYRRSLPVNAMRTSSLGDDLSDKLRMDHSFSLNNCVPFCENCDSPKYPDEWPIYKGASSSQEKVHSCCIHGTEFVDEERHCDVHHEKQKYDVSPKHSKTKFYSKGIRRNSYKNTFIPDTKNHLHENSTNIETNETTCKCHARRSFQNVVDNAAHSKYCNHVRNISYTCKSSLDNASNHETSEKHTCSHSISNEDEEDPLIPFKRSNETPETRQRRLSGKKVRGILMDLLRGCGDCRSNSAANLSKNEQHSKQAHTSHVPPQIKISSPSHEPTSSGSTQCNERCCHAYAQRIESQLEEFRMEMERVRSRSDAILDMLNMLHSVDMN; this is encoded by the exons ATGTCAGAAGAAAACAAACATACTTCGGAAGAGACCGAATCAGACATGAATACGGAAGATCACAGCAAGGAACAATCGAAAAGTGATACAAGTATGTTAAACAATGAAACTGAACAGCCTATGTTAGAAGACGAAGAAATGCCGACGTATGTTAGCGTATCAAGTCCATCGAGACGCGACGATTCAGATGTTAATAacacaaaacaaaataaaatacctGTAGAAGAGGATCACAGTCGAAGTCCTTGCCCTAGCGACGATCAAGGAGGTGGTAGTATTTATGTACTATCCTCTGGAGAAGAAAGTAATCACCCCTATAAtgatgaagatgaagatgatTATGGAGACAGTGACG ACATGGATGAAATGGACCTTGAAAATGAACACGAAAATGCGATGTTAGATGATGAAGAAGAGGAAGATGACGAAGATGATGATGATAGAAATCCTCTCAGATTACCCAATGAAGATGATGAGGATATAGAAACAGAATATGATCAAGAATATTTTGATAGGGTGTCcgatgattttattttaaataatagatTAAAACAACATCATAAAGAAAGAAGTTTGTCGTTGCAAGATCTGAGTATTTGTAAAAACAATATCCATTCACCATATAGTAAGAAAAGGCATAGTCTAAATATTGTTAGACCAAATTATCTTAAATATCAACATGTGGAAAGTAAAGTGAAGCAATATATAAGAGATATAAAGAAACAGAATAGAAAGTCTATGGAAAAACGTATTAAAGAAcaagaatttataataaataaaaattatgatgaGGATGAAA ACATTGACAGTGAACAAGTAAGAGCAACAGTTACTAACAAAATCATAAAAGATTATGCACAGAAGGCTATTAAAGACTTGCAACATGAAGAAAATGAAG TTAATGGTCATGAACAAACCCCTGCATTTATCAATCTACGTACAGTAACTTATGAGGAATATATGCATGGTACACCAAATACTGTACAGAAGGAAGAATTAAATGAGCAAAAACAGAAAAACGTGAGTGAAGTATATAATGAAGCAGAAATGATCACTGAACAAGAAATCGATAATAGCGATACAAGTTGTTCTTTAAAAATCGAAAATGTGAAGAGTATTAGAATGAGTCATGAGGAATCGAgtaatttgaattttgcaaaaataaatgcaaatgaaAAAATGGTTGCAGAAAACAAAGAAATTATTCAACTCAAAACTCAACTGAATCAAAAAGATGCACAGTTTCATAATTTGAAGGATGCCTATCAGAAAACCCTGGCAGAGAATATAAAGATGAAACAAGAATTAGATGAGCTGAAAAAATCCTtagcaaaatatgaaaatgaaaacaaaacgTGTGAAACAAAAGTAGCATCTGTGCAGACTGAGAACGTTGAAAAGTCTGTAGACAATCAAGAAACTGTAGCCAAAGCAGAAACAGTTAAAAAAGTATCCACCAGCAGTGTCGCGTCGACAGCAAGTTCTTCCGATCAATGGGCGGAAAGCGCTTACAGTCCAGCTGTATCCATCAAACCACCAGATATAACATCAATCCTCAATTCTGATGACAGTATAGTACTTACCAATGGTACTCCAAGAAAACTAGCACATCCATTGTCTCGAACATTCATCACTTCGTCCCGAATTTTACAGACTCTTTCTAACATAACACAAAGCAAAACAAAAGTGGAAAGTCCTTTGGTACGAAATACCAAGAAACGGtcaaatgaaaattcaacgGATCAGTTGTTGAATTTACATTACAGTTCTCCAATTCATACGTCAAGTTCCAAAAAACGAAAGGCAACAGAAATGCTCGGTAGTGCCGCTTTTACTCAACCTTTCAAAATTCCTCACACAACTGTAGAACCAGACAGAAAAAATAGTACTGACGCTACCACTGTAGAATTTAAGTACGTCGAGGAACATCCAAAGTCTAAATCAGAACAGGAGCAGAGTGCATCTGTTAATAAAAATGGCAATGCCTCTACGTCTGCAGAAGTTAAAACGGAAGAAACAATTGATCAGAACGGTGTAAAGTGTTTCATATACGCAGAGGATGAAAATACTAAGAATAGAAGTTTCTTAATTCAAGCAGAAGAACCGACAAAAGATGGAATAAATGACAAGAATCGGGTGCAAGAATGTGGTCCATATTTATTAGGTAATCTTGAAGTAAGAATGTCTGAAATAAATGGTACAATTAGCGTTTGGGGTAAAGAAGTGAATCGGGAACCTGCGAACGATAACGAGGATGATGCGGAAGTATCTGCCACAATGTCTGAGaagaaatcgtatgattgttggcATAATACACCTCAAATGAGATTTAACGAGAGCCCGCTGGTTTGTTCAACCAGCAGAAAACTGAAAATTCCATGTAGGTTCAATAAATCTAACAGTTCTCAATATCGTCGGTCTTTGCCCGTGAACGCGATGAGAACGTCTTCCTTAGGAGACGATTTAAGCGATAAGTTACGTATGGATCATTCTTTTAGTCTAAACAATTGTGTTCCTTTTTGTGAAAACTGTGATTCTCCGAAATATCCTGACGAATGGCCAATTTATAAAGGTGCTTCGAGTTCACAAGAAAAAGTACATTCCTGTTGTATACACGGTACAGAATTTGTTGACGAAGAACGTCATTGTGATGTGCATCACGAGAAACAGAAATACGATGTTAGTCCTAAACATAGTAAAACTAAGTTTTATAGTAAGGGAATTCGAAGGAATTCATACAAAAATACTTTTATACCAGATACAAAAAATCACTTACACGAAAACAGTACGAACATCGAGACAAACGAAACAACTTGCAAATGCCACGCTCGTCGTTCATTTCAGAATGTAGTCGATAATGCTGCGCATTCGAAATACTGTAATCATGTTAGAAACATCTCTTATACGTGTAAATCGTCTTTGGATAACGCAAGTAACCATGAGACTTCCGAGAAACATACTTGTTCTCATAGTATTTCAAACGAGGATGAAGAAGACCCTCTTATACCGTTCAAGCGATCTAATGAAACGCCTGag ACCAGACAACGAAGATTAAGTGGTAAAAAGGTGCGAGGTATCCTTATGGATCTCTTGagaggatgtggagattgtCGTAGTAACAGTGCTGCCAATTTAAGTAAAAACGAACAACACTCGAAACAAGCACATACTTCACATGTTCCACCACAAATTAAGATTTCATCTCCTAGCCACGAACCTACATCTTCAGGTTCTACACAGTGTAATGAAAG ATGTTGTCATGCATACGCGCAACGAATCGAATCTCAACTTGAAGAGTTCCGAATGGAAATGGAAAGAGTACGATCACGTTCCGATGCAATCCTCGATATGCTCAATATGCTTCACTCTGTGGATATGAACTAA
- the LOC100879366 gene encoding uncharacterized protein LOC100879366 isoform X1, with protein sequence MSEENKHTSEETESDMNTEDHSKEQSKSDTSMLNNETEQPMLEDEEMPTYVSVSSPSRRDDSDVNNTKQNKIPVEEDHSRSPCPSDDQGGGSIYVLSSGEESNHPYNDEDEDDYGDSDDMDEMDLENEHENAMLDDEEEEDDEDDDDRNPLRLPNEDDEDIETEYDQEYFDRVSDDFILNNRLKQHHKERSLSLQDLSICKNNIHSPYSKKRHSLNIVRPNYLKYQHVESKVKQYIRDIKKQNRKSMEKRIKEQEFIINKNYDEDENIDSEQVRATVTNKIIKDYAQKAIKDLQHEENEGTNLVYNIAQIVKNGENNKTDKVIENQFKHVRKDSEYTNTQNEKRAQNSDDRLEKRNGSVDINVHQIEYQNTLDRNTKFSNINQSSLVNGHEQTPAFINLRTVTYEEYMHGTPNTVQKEELNEQKQKNVSEVYNEAEMITEQEIDNSDTSCSLKIENVKSIRMSHEESSNLNFAKINANEKMVAENKEIIQLKTQLNQKDAQFHNLKDAYQKTLAENIKMKQELDELKKSLAKYENENKTCETKVASVQTENVEKSVDNQETVAKAETVKKVSTSSVASTASSSDQWAESAYSPAVSIKPPDITSILNSDDSIVLTNGTPRKLAHPLSRTFITSSRILQTLSNITQSKTKVESPLVRNTKKRSNENSTDQLLNLHYSSPIHTSSSKKRKATEMLGSAAFTQPFKIPHTTVEPDRKNSTDATTVEFKYVEEHPKSKSEQEQSASVNKNGNASTSAEVKTEETIDQNGVKCFIYAEDENTKNRSFLIQAEEPTKDGINDKNRVQECGPYLLGNLEVRMSEINGTISVWGKEVNREPANDNEDDAEVSATMSEKKSYDCWHNTPQMRFNESPLVCSTSRKLKIPCRFNKSNSSQYRRSLPVNAMRTSSLGDDLSDKLRMDHSFSLNNCVPFCENCDSPKYPDEWPIYKGASSSQEKVHSCCIHGTEFVDEERHCDVHHEKQKYDVSPKHSKTKFYSKGIRRNSYKNTFIPDTKNHLHENSTNIETNETTCKCHARRSFQNVVDNAAHSKYCNHVRNISYTCKSSLDNASNHETSEKHTCSHSISNEDEEDPLIPFKRSNETPETRQRRLSGKKVRGILMDLLRGCGDCRSNSAANLSKNEQHSKQAHTSHVPPQIKISSPSHEPTSSGSTQCNERCCHAYAQRIESQLEEFRMEMERVRSRSDAILDMLNMLHSVDMN encoded by the exons ATGTCAGAAGAAAACAAACATACTTCGGAAGAGACCGAATCAGACATGAATACGGAAGATCACAGCAAGGAACAATCGAAAAGTGATACAAGTATGTTAAACAATGAAACTGAACAGCCTATGTTAGAAGACGAAGAAATGCCGACGTATGTTAGCGTATCAAGTCCATCGAGACGCGACGATTCAGATGTTAATAacacaaaacaaaataaaatacctGTAGAAGAGGATCACAGTCGAAGTCCTTGCCCTAGCGACGATCAAGGAGGTGGTAGTATTTATGTACTATCCTCTGGAGAAGAAAGTAATCACCCCTATAAtgatgaagatgaagatgatTATGGAGACAGTGACG ACATGGATGAAATGGACCTTGAAAATGAACACGAAAATGCGATGTTAGATGATGAAGAAGAGGAAGATGACGAAGATGATGATGATAGAAATCCTCTCAGATTACCCAATGAAGATGATGAGGATATAGAAACAGAATATGATCAAGAATATTTTGATAGGGTGTCcgatgattttattttaaataatagatTAAAACAACATCATAAAGAAAGAAGTTTGTCGTTGCAAGATCTGAGTATTTGTAAAAACAATATCCATTCACCATATAGTAAGAAAAGGCATAGTCTAAATATTGTTAGACCAAATTATCTTAAATATCAACATGTGGAAAGTAAAGTGAAGCAATATATAAGAGATATAAAGAAACAGAATAGAAAGTCTATGGAAAAACGTATTAAAGAAcaagaatttataataaataaaaattatgatgaGGATGAAA ACATTGACAGTGAACAAGTAAGAGCAACAGTTACTAACAAAATCATAAAAGATTATGCACAGAAGGCTATTAAAGACTTGCAACATGAAGAAAATGAAGGTACTAATTTAGTTTATAATATAGCACAAATAGTAAAAAATGGTGAAAACAATAAAACTGACAAGGTAATTGAAAATCAATTTAAACATGTTCGAAAGGATTCTGAATATACTAATACCCAGAATGAAAAACGTGCACAAAACAGTGATGATCGGTTAGAAAAACGAAATGGTTCTGTAGACATTAACGTACATCAAATTGAATATCAAAATACCCTAGATAGAAATACTAAGTTTAGTAACATAAATCAATCTTCTCTAGTTAATGGTCATGAACAAACCCCTGCATTTATCAATCTACGTACAGTAACTTATGAGGAATATATGCATGGTACACCAAATACTGTACAGAAGGAAGAATTAAATGAGCAAAAACAGAAAAACGTGAGTGAAGTATATAATGAAGCAGAAATGATCACTGAACAAGAAATCGATAATAGCGATACAAGTTGTTCTTTAAAAATCGAAAATGTGAAGAGTATTAGAATGAGTCATGAGGAATCGAgtaatttgaattttgcaaaaataaatgcaaatgaaAAAATGGTTGCAGAAAACAAAGAAATTATTCAACTCAAAACTCAACTGAATCAAAAAGATGCACAGTTTCATAATTTGAAGGATGCCTATCAGAAAACCCTGGCAGAGAATATAAAGATGAAACAAGAATTAGATGAGCTGAAAAAATCCTtagcaaaatatgaaaatgaaaacaaaacgTGTGAAACAAAAGTAGCATCTGTGCAGACTGAGAACGTTGAAAAGTCTGTAGACAATCAAGAAACTGTAGCCAAAGCAGAAACAGTTAAAAAAGTATCCACCAGCAGTGTCGCGTCGACAGCAAGTTCTTCCGATCAATGGGCGGAAAGCGCTTACAGTCCAGCTGTATCCATCAAACCACCAGATATAACATCAATCCTCAATTCTGATGACAGTATAGTACTTACCAATGGTACTCCAAGAAAACTAGCACATCCATTGTCTCGAACATTCATCACTTCGTCCCGAATTTTACAGACTCTTTCTAACATAACACAAAGCAAAACAAAAGTGGAAAGTCCTTTGGTACGAAATACCAAGAAACGGtcaaatgaaaattcaacgGATCAGTTGTTGAATTTACATTACAGTTCTCCAATTCATACGTCAAGTTCCAAAAAACGAAAGGCAACAGAAATGCTCGGTAGTGCCGCTTTTACTCAACCTTTCAAAATTCCTCACACAACTGTAGAACCAGACAGAAAAAATAGTACTGACGCTACCACTGTAGAATTTAAGTACGTCGAGGAACATCCAAAGTCTAAATCAGAACAGGAGCAGAGTGCATCTGTTAATAAAAATGGCAATGCCTCTACGTCTGCAGAAGTTAAAACGGAAGAAACAATTGATCAGAACGGTGTAAAGTGTTTCATATACGCAGAGGATGAAAATACTAAGAATAGAAGTTTCTTAATTCAAGCAGAAGAACCGACAAAAGATGGAATAAATGACAAGAATCGGGTGCAAGAATGTGGTCCATATTTATTAGGTAATCTTGAAGTAAGAATGTCTGAAATAAATGGTACAATTAGCGTTTGGGGTAAAGAAGTGAATCGGGAACCTGCGAACGATAACGAGGATGATGCGGAAGTATCTGCCACAATGTCTGAGaagaaatcgtatgattgttggcATAATACACCTCAAATGAGATTTAACGAGAGCCCGCTGGTTTGTTCAACCAGCAGAAAACTGAAAATTCCATGTAGGTTCAATAAATCTAACAGTTCTCAATATCGTCGGTCTTTGCCCGTGAACGCGATGAGAACGTCTTCCTTAGGAGACGATTTAAGCGATAAGTTACGTATGGATCATTCTTTTAGTCTAAACAATTGTGTTCCTTTTTGTGAAAACTGTGATTCTCCGAAATATCCTGACGAATGGCCAATTTATAAAGGTGCTTCGAGTTCACAAGAAAAAGTACATTCCTGTTGTATACACGGTACAGAATTTGTTGACGAAGAACGTCATTGTGATGTGCATCACGAGAAACAGAAATACGATGTTAGTCCTAAACATAGTAAAACTAAGTTTTATAGTAAGGGAATTCGAAGGAATTCATACAAAAATACTTTTATACCAGATACAAAAAATCACTTACACGAAAACAGTACGAACATCGAGACAAACGAAACAACTTGCAAATGCCACGCTCGTCGTTCATTTCAGAATGTAGTCGATAATGCTGCGCATTCGAAATACTGTAATCATGTTAGAAACATCTCTTATACGTGTAAATCGTCTTTGGATAACGCAAGTAACCATGAGACTTCCGAGAAACATACTTGTTCTCATAGTATTTCAAACGAGGATGAAGAAGACCCTCTTATACCGTTCAAGCGATCTAATGAAACGCCTGag ACCAGACAACGAAGATTAAGTGGTAAAAAGGTGCGAGGTATCCTTATGGATCTCTTGagaggatgtggagattgtCGTAGTAACAGTGCTGCCAATTTAAGTAAAAACGAACAACACTCGAAACAAGCACATACTTCACATGTTCCACCACAAATTAAGATTTCATCTCCTAGCCACGAACCTACATCTTCAGGTTCTACACAGTGTAATGAAAG ATGTTGTCATGCATACGCGCAACGAATCGAATCTCAACTTGAAGAGTTCCGAATGGAAATGGAAAGAGTACGATCACGTTCCGATGCAATCCTCGATATGCTCAATATGCTTCACTCTGTGGATATGAACTAA
- the LOC100881157 gene encoding uncharacterized protein LOC100881157: MLLKERCCVEGKIMKKRRPCTWNLSRSAKSSPRSFRVREFDGLPIETKSFHELKHLQKYGSKSQKKNTEFEESSLKRDAFGSLESLFDLKKPLTLPEIHSLAVEYHQQGYTPLYESTNLKDSKRFIKSVLSQRTELEPHILERAHEAEDYKRKAQTSNLETLNSQEIESPYSETKESSNMADETEEMQELLSENFEDAELVEMGEEVVITSEEVEVTESGVEDKGLEATLKEMSEVAPFGQQEEDDEVPPLHPLPPGVGEGVPVKPGGRNESILSSSPLTDSAVKMEMKNADERCAVLAKEIEQLKREIAELSKKKDLTEEDTLAIQSKQDEVMRKLAEFEEITRKLQRLLGLADYSSTTFAKMFDMIPHPTSKLSLAITEEEEEILTQDKIRDKIDKEVSAIKVTKPEDRFDLPQIEYPEDKLPRVIVCGTTEDEIPKIVVADSKKKGTESLKTLTGKLTESLTMQEKLAQENAQLEGGKYKLEEALLEKDSAVESLQRKVCGLQAEMRIVVKENVELTRQIACLNQRVTSPCCYTCPGAISSGVSSPCPLRSVSRTTTLQQDDDYCRCKCCLQSAESLSPVAQTVCESPRLAGGASVTGACITSGASSQVDEMCCRSPAVVKTPCVPPPPKGACPAEIENKLAAYGNNTKQLEQQLGSMECEVRNMQIELANVQRERQQLEQQRKLLKCTGPCAPCGCCPPAPMNLQGSSPPPYVPPPTLPVLPPPSSVPLPKMPPAPTSTCTGPCVNAPMGASTCPQQQLRDLREQYARLQDDYKNKLCEVSCLRTDAEKLKQQTRDAIEEKDKLDIRLTDAQERLKTLEAEKEKYEGFKEQMVEQEQALIVFKQRFREAQDELEELRSLIQDQAAQLEDYRNKYLQAQQQVEEQRRQLDLMEMDNARMNENVTLEIGRVKNQFQEKLAELAPLPDILKQTQVKLQEAQQMRIVAERNCEDLSRELLGSKEKMQALQNQLEVLRSEYQQLQDERGHGSGRFDELERKNTELRHENERMKNTLARFEEHEAQLQKRIDEKMHEVTQLTAMLDQVREDSARQVARTKERCETARRTMQSQIAEMERQLAQCRATARAAQKDRDEIRQKMQGQINNLNEAFEQAQGRIRSLQGHVNYLKTSYSNIFKGQGEMPPGVLPGEAGTGFDSCDCNY; this comes from the exons ATGTTATTGAAAGAACGGTGTTGTGTCGAAGGTAAAATAATGAAG AAGCGGCGACCGTGTACGTGGAACTTATCTCGCTCGGCAAAAAGTTCACCAAGGTCTTTTCGTGTTCGCGAATTTGACGGTCTTCCTATCGAAACAAAAAGCTTCCACGAGTTGAAACATCTGCAAAAGTACGGTTCAAAGTCGCAGAAAAAAAACACCGAGTTCGAGGAATCTTCTTTGAAGAGAGATGCATTTGGTTCATTGGAGTCTTTATTCGATCTCAAGAAACCTTTGACTTTACCGGAAATACATTCCCTTGCTGTCGAGTATCATCAGCAGGGATATACGCCTTTGTACGAGTCAACAAATCTCAAAGATTCTAAACGTTTTATAAAATCGGTACTTTCGCAACGAACAGAGCTCGAACCACACATCCTTGAGCGA gCACATGAGGCAGAGGATTATAAAAGGAAAGCGCAGAcatcaaatttagaaacgttGAATTCACAGGAAATTGAGAGTCCATATTCTGAAACAAAAGAATCATCAAA CATGGCTGACGAGACGGAGGAAATGCAAGAATTATTGAGCGAAAATTTTGAAGATGCTGAATTAGTAGAGATGGGTGAAGAAGTTGTAATAACGAGTGAAGAAGTTGAAGTTACAGAATCCGGAGTTGAAGATAAAGGACTCGAAGCTACGCTTAAAGAGATGTCGGAAGTTGCACCATTTGGGCAACAGGAAGAGGATGATGAGGTGCCTCCACTTCATCCACTTCCTCCTGGTGTTGGTGAAG gTGTACCAGTAAAGCCTGGTGGTAGAAATGAATCCATCTTAAGTTCATCGCCGTTAACTGACAGCGCCGTGAAAATGGAAATGAAGAATGCTGATGAACGTTGTGCAGTACTCGCAAAGGAAATTGAGCAACTTAAACGAGAAATAGCTGAACTTTCTAAA AAAAAAGATTTAACCGAGGAGGATACGTTAGCAATTCAATCGAAGCAAGATGAAGTTATGAGGAAGTTGGCTGAATTTGAAGAAATAACTCGGAAGCTGCAACGGTTACTAGGCTTGGCTGATTACTCGAGTACCACCTTCGCGAAAATGTTCGACATGATACCGCATCCTACTTCGAAACTCAGCTTG GCGATcacagaagaagaagaggaaatttTGACACAGGATAAGATCAGAGATAAAATAGATAAAGAAGTATCTGCGATAAAAGTAACCAAACCAGAAGATCGATTCGACTTGCCACAAATAGAGTATCCTGAAGACAA ACTTCCAAGAGTAATCGTTTGCGGGACCACggaagacgaaattccaaaaattgttgTAGCAGATAGTAAAAAGAAAGGAACTGAAAGTCTTAAAACTCTGACTGGGAAGCTAACAGAGTCGTTAACTATGCAAGAGAAATTGGCACAAGAAAACGCGCAGCTCGAAGGTGGCAA GTATAAATTAGAAGAAGCATTACTAGAAAAGGATTCTGCAGTTGAAAGCCTACAGAGGAAGGTATGCGGTCTGCAGGCTGAAATGAGAATAGTAGTGaaggaaaatgtggaattgacGCGTCAGATAGCTTGCTTGAATCAACGAGTCACTAGTCCTTGTTGTTACACCTGTCCAGGTGCAATTTCCTCTGGAGTATCAAGTCCGTGTCCTTTACGTTCGGTTTCACGCACCACTACATTACAGcaggacgacgattactgtcGATGCAAGTGTTGTCTTCAGTCTGCTGAATCCTTGTCGCCAGTCGCCCAGACCGTATGTG AATCACCCAGGCTTGCGGGTGGAGCGTCAGTAACAGGTGCTTGCATTACAAGTGGTGCATCTTCACAAGTCGACGAAATGTGTTGCCGAAGTCCAGCCGTCGTTAAAACGCCATGCGTGCCACCACCTCCGAAAGGGGCTTGTCCCGCTGAAATAGAGAACAAGCTTGCAGCTTATGGGAACAATACCAAGCAGCTA GAACAACAACTGGGCAGTATGGAATGCGAAGTACGTAACATGCAGATAGAACTTGCTAACGTACAACGAGAACGTCAACAGCTGGAACAACAACGAAAGCTGTTGAAATGCACTGGTCCTTGTGCACCTTGTGGTTGTTGTCCTCCTGCGCCTATGAATCTTCAAGGTTCTAGCCCGCCGCCTTATGTACCACCTCCAACATTACCGGTTCTACCACCACCATCCTCAGTACCTCTTCCCAAG ATGCCACCAGCTCCTACTTCAACTTGTACTGGCCCCTGTGTAAATGCTCCTATG GGAGCTAGCACATGTCCTCAGCAACAATTACGTGATCTACGCGAGCAATACGCACGTCTACAGGATGATTACAAAAACAAATTATGCGAGGTTTCGTGTTTAAGAACAGATGCTGAAAAACTCAAGCAACAAACACGAGATGCTATTGAAGAGAAAGACAAATTGGATATAAGATTGACAGACGCTCAAGAACGTTTGAAAACGCTAGAAGCTGAAAAAGAGAAATACGAAG GCTTCAAGGAGCAAATGGTTGAACAAGAGCAagctcttattgttttcaaacaACGTTTTCGAGAGGCCCAAGATGAGCTTGAGGAACTGAGATCTTTGATTCAAGATCAAGCTGCTCAGTTGGAGGATTATCGTAACAAATATCTGCAG GCACAACAACAAGTGGAAGAACAACGTCGGCAACTTGATCTCATGGAGATGGATAATGCACGAATGAATGAAAATGTGACTCTGGAGATTGGTAGAGTTAAA AATCAGTTCCAAGAGAAACTTGCAGAACTCGCACCGTTACCTGACATCCTGAAGCAAACGCAGGTGAAATTGCAAGAAGCACAGCAAATGCGTATAGTCGCAGAACGAAATTGCGAGGATCTGTCGCGAGAGCTTTTAGGTTCCAAAGAGAAGATGCAGGCTTTACAAAATCAATTGGAAGTGTTACGTAGCGAGTATCAACAGCTTCAG GATGAAAGGGGTCATGGTTCGGGACGATTCGATGAACTAGAGCGGAAAAATACTGAATTGCGGCATGAAAATGAACGTATGAAGAATACGCTTGCTAGATTCGAGGAACATGAGGCGCAACTGCAGAAGCGTATCGATGAAAAGATGCACGAGGTTACTCAATTGACGGCAATGCTTGATCAG gtTCGAGAAGATTCTGCAAGGCAAGTAGCAAGAACGAAAGAAAGATGCGAGACCGCTAGAAGAACAATGCAAAGTCAAATTGCGGAAATGGAAAGACAATTGGCTCAATGTCGAGCCACTGCAAGAGCTGCGCAAAAAGATAGAGACGAA ATTCGTCAAAAAATGCAAGGTCAAATAAACAACCTCAATGAGGCGTTCGAGCAAGCTCAGGGTCGTATAAGATCACTGCAGGGACACGTAAATTATTTGAAGACATCTTATAGCAACATCTTTAAAGGACAAGGAGAGATGCCACCTGGAGTTTTACCTGGAGAGGCTGGTACAGGATTCGATTCCTGCGACTGCAACtattaa